Sequence from the Mesotoga sp. Brook.08.105.5.1 genome:
TTGCCGAACCAACAACTTGGGATGCGATTATGGAGGCGGCAAAGTATTTCCACGATCCTCAGAATGGAATGTATGGAATCGTACTTGGAAAGACCAACGATGCCTACGCGGAACAGGTCTTCACAATCTTTGCTTTGTCAAACGGAGCAAGGATTTTCGACAAGGACGGAAATGTAGTCATTAACTCTCCTGAGATGAGAGAGGTACTTCAGTTCTACAAGGACCTTGGCGCATATTCAGCTCCAGGACATACCTACTGGCAGCAGGCAAGAGAACTCTATCTTGCGGGTAGGACACCTATGATGTTCTACTCAACTTACGTCATGGATGACCTGGCTCTTGCCGAGATTCAGACTCAGTTCATAAGCGACTTTGATCCAGATCTTGTTAAGAACACTGAATTCGCTCCCATGATGACTAACAGCAGACCTTCCTCCTTTGGACAGGTCTTGTCGCTCGCGATCGTCAAGTCTTCCCAGAACAAGCTTGATGTTCTCAAACTTCTCGATTTCATGTTCGAGCCGGACAATTACATAAAGTACATACATATGGCTCCCGGTGGAATGCTTCCTACAAGAGCTTCCATAGCTGAAAGCGAAGAATTCCTGAACGATCCAAAGGGGATTTATAAGAGCTACGGCGCAGAAAAGATCAAGGCAATCATTTATGGTATGGAGAATATTGAGAAGTTCGGTTATGTAGAAGGAAGAGTCTTCCCCGAAATGGGAAAGATATCCGGAGCCTTCACTATAGGTAATGGCATAGTCATGATGTTCGATAACAACGCAACCCCAGATCAGGTTCTAACCTTCTGGAGAGAGGATATTAGAAAGCTTATAGGAAGATAAACGCCTGACATCGAAGGCCCCGGAGCCGGGGCCTTCCTTTTTTGGAGGTAGATCTTATGCAGCAAGCAGCCTCTTCCATATTGAAGAAGGAAAATAGTTTAGGTTGGAAACTTGTTTCGCCAACAGTAATCCTACTGATGATATTGATAATCTATCCGGTGGCGTATAACATATACATTTCGTTTTTCGACTACGGGATCACCAGTTCAACGTTCGTAGGATTAGAAAACTATATCCGAGTTTTCAAAGACGCCGCTTTCTGGAAGTCCTTCTTCATAACTGTTGGTTTCACTCTGATGACAGTTATTGGAAGTATATTGTTGGGTCTCGGAGTAGCGCTGATGATGAACAAGGAGTTCAAGGGGAGGGCGATAGTTAGGACGATCATTCTGCTTCCATACATTACCCCACTTATCTCGATAGTCTTTTCATGGAAGTACATATTTGATCCAAGCTACGGGCCTTTTATGCAGTTATTCAGTCAAAGTCTCGGATGGGTCTCTCCGCAACTTGATCTCCTAAACAACTCGAACAATGCATTCTTTGTGGCATCGATATTCAACATTTGGCGGAACTTCCCTTTTGTTTACCTGATGCTGCTTTCAAGACTTCAATCTATTCCCGATGAGTACTACGAGGCTGCAGAAATCGATGGAGCAACATCATGGAATAAGTTCACGAATATCACTCTACCGGAGATCTATTTCGTCATGGGTGCTGTCGCTCTCATGAGGGGTATCTGGAATTTCTATAAGTTTGACGAGGTTTATCTGATCAGCAAGAGAGCTGGCACTCTGCCTATCTTTATCTATGAAAGGGTTATCGGTACAACTTCGCCGGAGTACGGAGTGGCCGCGGCAATTGCAACAATCCTTATGGTAATTATGCTTGGGCTGATAACTACATACGTGAAGAAGGTGTTGAAATGGTAAGGAAGAAGACACCTTTCAGAAGAGTCATGTTTGCATTGGGGATCTCTTTAATCTGTTTTTTCATACTCATTCCGTTTTATTTCATGGTTCATGTATCTCTTAAGGCAGACTACGATCCGAACAAAATGACATTCTCAGATTTCACAATCAGAAACTATCTGGAGATATTTGGGCTTATTCAAAGTAGTGAGACAGAGTTTTTCGGCGATGAGATAATTAGGGCAAATCTTGAACCTGTATTGAAGAGGATAGATGAGTTGGAAGAGAGAACGGCCTCAATTGAAGTGTATACGCGGTATGTTCATGATGTACAGCTCAAGGCCAAGGAAAAAGAACTGAGAGATATCGTTGATCTTGTGATCGACTTCAGTGGAATTGATGTAACAGACAGGGAAGAGTTTATTGAAAACTCGCTCGTTCCAGGTACAGAGGAGGCTTCAATAATCGAGGAAAACATGAAAACCATATTCAGTGCAAATGATGTGAAACGGTTTACGGATTTGAGAGCCGAGGTTGACAATGCTCTCTCCGAGGAAGCGCTTGCTGCCGGTTTCGAAAAGGCAAAGGCTCAACTGGAATTATTCGAAGCGCAGAAGACAAAAATATTGGAAGAGAGAGCTAGTGAATTTCCCTTCTTGAAATACCTTAGAAACTCGCTGATATTCGCAGGGATTTCCGCTTTGATAAGCCTCTTCGTAGCGATTTTAGGAGCATATGCATTCTCGAGGTTGAGATTCAAGGGTAGGGGACTTGTTCAGCGTTCGGTTCTTTTCGTGTATCTGTTCGGTGGTACCGTAATAATGGTGCCGCTTTATCAGATGGCGGTGAAGCTTGGAATCCTTTCTACTCCATTTGGTACCGGAGTTTATCTGATCATGGTCTATGTTATTCAGACACTTCCGGTTTCTCTTTATATGTTGGGAAACTATTTCCGGACAATTCCGTTTTCAATAGAAGAAGCGGCGATTATCGATGGCTGTTCCAGAGTCCAGGCGATTTTCAAGATTGTTATTCCTCTTTCGCTTCCGGCAATAGTCACTGTATACATCTACGCATTCATGATTGGCTGGAATGAGTATCTATTCGCTTCGGCCTTCCTGGGGCTAAAATCATACAAAGATCTCTTCACTCTCCCGATCGGGCTGAATGCATTTTCCGGTTCCGCTCATGCAGTTTGGGGAAGGTTGATGTCGGCTTCCGTGGTTTCTGCAATACCAATCATCATAATTTTTACTCTTATGCAGAAGTATTTGACTAGTGGATTCACTGCCGGAGGAGTAAAAGAATAGGAGGTGTAAGAATGTCTGGATTGAATCATACTTCATACGATATTGTAGTAGGAATACCAAGTTTCAATAACGCAGGTACCATCAAATACGTTGTTGAAACGTCTGTCAGAGGACTTAATCAGTTCTTTCCATCTTTAAGATCCTGTATACTCAATTCCGATGGTGGATCAACAGATAATACTGAAGGGGCTTTCTTTTCAGCCTACAGTGACGGGGTGGATTTGCTGTCTTTCAAGTACCGGGGGATTTCCGGAAAGGGAAGTGCGATGAGGTCAATAATGGAAAAAGCAAGATCGCTGAATGCTAAGGTGGTTGTCTTTCTGGATTCTGATCTGAGAAGCGTCGAACCCTTTTGGATTGAAAGGCTTGTAAATCCAGTTCTCGAGAAGAACGCAGCGTACGTGACGCCTTACTATGTCCGACACAAGTACGATGGAACGATTACCAACAGCATCTGCTATCCGCTTACCACGGCTCTCTACGGGAGAAAATTGAGGCAGCCTATTGGTGGAGACTTTGGTGTCGGGAGAGAGATCATAGATTACTGCACATCTGTTCCAGACAACACATGGAACTCAGATGTTTCCAGATTTGGGATCGACATATGGATGACCACTTCGGCTGTGAATGAGGTCAAAGGGGAGATTTACCAGGCCGCTCTCGGTACCAAGATCCATGATGTCAAAGATCCCGGAAAGCAACTAGGGAGAATGTTCCGAGAGGTAGTAGGGACTCTCTTCTCCCTTATGCAGAAGTATGAAAGCAGATGGAAGCATGTGAAGGGATATACTGAATCACCAATTTACGGTGATGCGGTGGTGGGAGAGCCGGAACCGCTTGAAGTAGATCTAGGAAACATGATTTTGAAGTTCTATGAGGGCATAGAAAACCAGAAGAGTTTTGTCAAAGAGATTCTTGGCCCGGAGATTTTCGAAGGCTTGTTTCTTCTACGAAAGACCGATGCGATGATCGAAGACGATCTATGGGTTAGAATTGTTTACTCAATTGCATCTAGTTACAGAGATGAAGCGTTGAGAGAGAGACTTATAGAATTGCTTGTTCCGCTATATTTCGGCAGGGTTGCTTACTTCGTTTCGAAAACGGAATCACTGGTCCAGGAAGATGCAGAGAAAGAAACGGAAAAGCTCCTTGAGAAATTTGTGGAAACAAAGGGTGAGTTGATATCGATATGGGAGAAGAATTTGGGATAGTCGAGAAGCTTAGGGCGATGATCAAGGGACTAAACCCTGCAGAAAAGAAAGCGGCTAGATACATCATAGATTTTCCAGATGATGTCATTCATCACTCGATAAGTGAGCTCTCTGTTCTAGCAGGGACGAGTGAGACCACGATCTTCAGGCTGTCCAAAAAGCTGAATTTCAATGGCTACCAGGCATTCAAGATTCAGTTGGCCAGAGAGCTCTCAAGAGAGTCGCCGCCGATTTCGGCCGATAAAAACAAGTTGATCTCGGATTTGATTGACGCTCTTAATCAACAGAATCACTTAATAGATGATGAACAGCTAGATAGGATAGCAAAGCGAATGGTGAAAGCAAACAGAGTGATCTTCTTTGGAGTTGCATCAAGTGGTATAGTGGCAGAGTTTGGGGCAACTCTATTCATGAGAGCGGGTTTTTCGACCGCATTTTACACTGATCCTCATCTGCAGATAATGACCGCAGTTTCTCTCAACTGGGATGATATTGTCTTCGGTATTTCCGCAAGTGGGAACATAAGAGATACTGTCAAGTCTATTGAAGTAGCCTCGGATTCGGGGGCTTATACTGTAGCCATTACAGGTGGCATCGGATCGAGAATTGTCAGCGTTTCGAAAGAGACTATCTACGTGGCGCAAGGTGGTCATGAGACGGGGATACCGTTGCTTCAGCCTAGAGTGTGCCAGCTTGCTGTAATTCAACTTCTGTTGGAGAAATCTATTAAACTCAGAAATGGAACGATGCAGACTCTGGAGAAAGTAGACAGGACACTTGATAAGAAGAGATACTTATGACTCGAATATCAACGGAAGAATATCTCTATGAAGTCTATCATTGCGACAGTGAGTTCGTTTGCATGAATTTTAGAAATTGAGTCAATAATCACAATCAACGCGGAGTGCCACATGCAGGTCGTATCTTCCTCTCAGCCTCTCCAAAAACTATACTCTTGAGGAATCACCATCGAAGGCAAACCCCTTACTAAAAACGTTGGAACAGGCTTCTGCTACTTCGGTCCTGTACAGTGAACCGCAATTGGTAATAATCTCGCTCAGAGCATATTCTGTTCCGTACTTCTCTCTGTAAGGTCTGTAGAAGCTCATCGCGGCGACTACCTCGGATACAGCGATGATGCTGCCTTCAAGGCTGATCTCCGATCCCTTAAGGCCGTTAGGATAGCCTGACCCATCTACCCTCTCGTGGTGGTGAAGGATTGCATTAGAGACCTCTTCAGAAAGGGGACACCCTTGCTGATTTCGAATCCCGTACTGGGATGTTCTCTAAGAAGAACCTTCTCAAAACTGTGTAAGGGGCCTGGTCTGCTAATCATGTCGAGAAACAGCGAAGTCATTCCTATGTCGTGGATTTTTCCTGCCATTTCGAGACAAGCCTTTGTGAAAGAATCAAGGCTCATTTCATCTGCTATGGCTATCGCAAGATCTGAGACGTTCTTCTCATGATTCTCAACATAGATACTCTTGATCCTGAACAGCCGTAACAAAGAGTCTGCAGTACCCCTGCAGATATCTAGACGGCTTGCCCCACCAAATTCAACAGATTTTCGGGACAAGGAATAGTAATCTTCATTCACTGAAAACTCCCCCGTTCGATGAACATATGGATGGAGCCTGGAAATTTCGAGAACACTTTTTTGGTCCATTCTAGAAGGGTTGTATAAACAGTTTGCAATAAT
This genomic interval carries:
- a CDS encoding extracellular solute-binding protein — protein: MKKRFFVVFLVLMLSVTMTGKLVYWHTQEEESRQQIIAQLIESFTIETGVEVDVVAIEENEMFSKLAAASAADTLPDLIEAGAETILGLGADGLLDTVIPTRFIRNAGDFYTGATRFVITPAGDQYFAIPYHGWVQGIWYRRDWFEEAGLAEPTTWDAIMEAAKYFHDPQNGMYGIVLGKTNDAYAEQVFTIFALSNGARIFDKDGNVVINSPEMREVLQFYKDLGAYSAPGHTYWQQARELYLAGRTPMMFYSTYVMDDLALAEIQTQFISDFDPDLVKNTEFAPMMTNSRPSSFGQVLSLAIVKSSQNKLDVLKLLDFMFEPDNYIKYIHMAPGGMLPTRASIAESEEFLNDPKGIYKSYGAEKIKAIIYGMENIEKFGYVEGRVFPEMGKISGAFTIGNGIVMMFDNNATPDQVLTFWREDIRKLIGR
- a CDS encoding sugar ABC transporter permease, which codes for MQQAASSILKKENSLGWKLVSPTVILLMILIIYPVAYNIYISFFDYGITSSTFVGLENYIRVFKDAAFWKSFFITVGFTLMTVIGSILLGLGVALMMNKEFKGRAIVRTIILLPYITPLISIVFSWKYIFDPSYGPFMQLFSQSLGWVSPQLDLLNNSNNAFFVASIFNIWRNFPFVYLMLLSRLQSIPDEYYEAAEIDGATSWNKFTNITLPEIYFVMGAVALMRGIWNFYKFDEVYLISKRAGTLPIFIYERVIGTTSPEYGVAAAIATILMVIMLGLITTYVKKVLKW
- a CDS encoding carbohydrate ABC transporter permease; protein product: MVRKKTPFRRVMFALGISLICFFILIPFYFMVHVSLKADYDPNKMTFSDFTIRNYLEIFGLIQSSETEFFGDEIIRANLEPVLKRIDELEERTASIEVYTRYVHDVQLKAKEKELRDIVDLVIDFSGIDVTDREEFIENSLVPGTEEASIIEENMKTIFSANDVKRFTDLRAEVDNALSEEALAAGFEKAKAQLELFEAQKTKILEERASEFPFLKYLRNSLIFAGISALISLFVAILGAYAFSRLRFKGRGLVQRSVLFVYLFGGTVIMVPLYQMAVKLGILSTPFGTGVYLIMVYVIQTLPVSLYMLGNYFRTIPFSIEEAAIIDGCSRVQAIFKIVIPLSLPAIVTVYIYAFMIGWNEYLFASAFLGLKSYKDLFTLPIGLNAFSGSAHAVWGRLMSASVVSAIPIIIIFTLMQKYLTSGFTAGGVKE
- a CDS encoding glycosyltransferase, which produces MSGLNHTSYDIVVGIPSFNNAGTIKYVVETSVRGLNQFFPSLRSCILNSDGGSTDNTEGAFFSAYSDGVDLLSFKYRGISGKGSAMRSIMEKARSLNAKVVVFLDSDLRSVEPFWIERLVNPVLEKNAAYVTPYYVRHKYDGTITNSICYPLTTALYGRKLRQPIGGDFGVGREIIDYCTSVPDNTWNSDVSRFGIDIWMTTSAVNEVKGEIYQAALGTKIHDVKDPGKQLGRMFREVVGTLFSLMQKYESRWKHVKGYTESPIYGDAVVGEPEPLEVDLGNMILKFYEGIENQKSFVKEILGPEIFEGLFLLRKTDAMIEDDLWVRIVYSIASSYRDEALRERLIELLVPLYFGRVAYFVSKTESLVQEDAEKETEKLLEKFVETKGELISIWEKNLG
- a CDS encoding MurR/RpiR family transcriptional regulator, producing the protein MGEEFGIVEKLRAMIKGLNPAEKKAARYIIDFPDDVIHHSISELSVLAGTSETTIFRLSKKLNFNGYQAFKIQLARELSRESPPISADKNKLISDLIDALNQQNHLIDDEQLDRIAKRMVKANRVIFFGVASSGIVAEFGATLFMRAGFSTAFYTDPHLQIMTAVSLNWDDIVFGISASGNIRDTVKSIEVASDSGAYTVAITGGIGSRIVSVSKETIYVAQGGHETGIPLLQPRVCQLAVIQLLLEKSIKLRNGTMQTLEKVDRTLDKKRYL
- a CDS encoding HD domain-containing phosphohydrolase — encoded protein: MRNQQGCPLSEEVSNAILHHHERVDGSGYPNGLKGSEISLEGSIIAVSEVVAAMSFYRPYREKYGTEYALSEIITNCGSLYRTEVAEACSNVFSKGFAFDGDSSRV
- a CDS encoding MEDS domain-containing protein, with amino-acid sequence MESRMHGITLYESNHDFESAIGSFLIAGLSNNYKLLYLMPEKDVASLRSVILSRKHTVEGLVREKAIEIIDPRRAYLSNGSFDPERQVKFLEDFALKALEEGFNGLCVAGEGTALLDSAIPLCKMIRYEAAVNDLIEKLPIIANCLYNPSRMDQKSVLEISRLHPYVHRTGEFSVNEDYYSLSRKSVEFGGASRLDICRGTADSLLRLFRIKSIYVENHEKNVSDLAIAIADEMSLDSFTKACLEMAGKIHDIGMTSLFLDMISRPGPLHSFEKVLLREHPSTGFEISKGVPFLKRSLMQSFTTTRG